Part of the Salinimonas lutimaris genome, CGCCAATTGCCTCGTATTCCTTGGCCAGAGCATGCCCTAAATGCAGCTGGGCATCAGGCTGGTTCGCCGCCGCAGTGCGCTGCTCTGTTAATGTAGGTATGCGTGCTTCACCTGGGCTGGCCGGGGCCAGATCAGATAAGGCAAAATGCGCCTGATAAAATTGCGGGGCCAGGATCAGTGCACGCTCAAAAGCCTCTCGGGCGGCAGTAAAGTCACCGGCAAACTTGGCCGACACGCCGTAGTTGTAATAATACTGTGGCTGCTGCTGTTCAACCGACAGCGCCTGTAAAAAATAGGCGCGGGCCTGCTCATGATCACCAACCCGGGACAGTGCCACGCCCATGGTATCAAGCTCCAGCGCACCATTAAGCTGGGTCGGCGTCACCTGAGAGGCAGCGCCCAAAGCTGCATTCATATTGCCCTGCAAAGCATAACACTTGGTCAGGTAGACGGCGGTTTTTACATCATCAGCCAGCGACCGGGCTTTATTGAGCAGCGTAATGGCTTTGCTGATTTGCAGCAGTTCAATATGCAGGATTCCCAGTAAGAAATACGCTCTGTGCGACTCACCATAGTGTTTTATTGCCCTGACCAGGGCAGTGTGTGCGGCAATAAAGTCCCGCTTGCCAATGGCGGCTACAGCCTGTTTAAACAGCTCTTCGCGCGTCACACTGCCCCCTTTATCTAGAAAAAGTAACGTAACCCTACACTGTACAGGGTCTGATCATCGTAGGTTTCTCCCAACAACTCCCACTGCCACTGCGGCGTGGGCCGGTATTCCATACCTGCGCCATAGCCAAATTCCCAGTCACCGCGCTCCATACTTCCCTGCGAAGTGGACAGCGTCGTGTCAGCTTTGCCATAGGTGGGCTGCACCATGACCGAGAATTTATCACTGAAATCTACCGACAAACGCAGACTGGCCCCTACATAGCTATCCAGCTCCAGCGTATATTGTTGCCCGGCCAGCTCAAAGTTGTTGTCACTGATACCGGTACCCAGCCGAAGCTGGGGCGTCAGATAAAAGCGGCTTTTACCAATATTGTACGTGTAACCCAGATTCAGCTCGGCCATTTTCAGGTTACGGTCAAAGCCGCCGGTATCATCGTCCAGCTGACCAATTGCCACGCCAACGCTCATTTGGGCCTGCGCGGATAAGGCCGTCAGCAAGCAGACGCTGCCGGCTAGCAATATAGCGTTTTTCATTGTTTTAATCCCTTATAAAAAGCGTCTGTAAGTTAGCGGTTTGGTTTATAAAGTGCAAACAAATAAGCCCGGCATGGCCGGGCTTATTAACGCTGACAGGCAATAAGAAGATTACAGCTCAAATTTATAGTTAAATGATACCCCAATCCGGCGCGGGCTCACGACAAAGTGACCGTAATTACGCAGTATGTCGGTGCCGTTAGGTAACATTTCTGCAAATGTCGGATCCCCCATATCGCCCCGGTCACGGCGCACTGAAGTATACGCATACTTGTCGAACAGGTTGTCGATATAGAAGGTGACGCTCCAGTCCTGATCAGAGATTTTGGCATTCAGGTTACTGATCGCATATCCGGGGATCGCTTCGCCATTCTGGCGCAGACCAACAGTTGAGAACACATCGCTTTGGGCAGTCAGGCCATAGCTGACATCCAGCATTTTGTCTTCCAGAATTTCCTGGCTGTAGGTCACGCCAAACGAGAACTGATGTTCGGCAGAGCCCGGCAGACGATCGCCATCTTTACCGTCATAGTAATCCTGTAATGCTGTGCCCTGCTCGTCAAACACGCCGAACAGATAGGGTGCATCCGCGGTCAGCTCTGCTTTGGTGTTCGCGTAGGTGGCGTACATGGTCAGCTCGTCGGTCACCAGAGCACGCAGTGACAGTTCTACCCCACGGGCGTTGGCACCATCGGCATTGGTGGTAATAGGCTGCTGACCATTCACGGTCGCGCCGCCCACCTGGGCATTATCCCAGTCAACGTTGAACAGCGCCGCATTCAGTTGCAGACGGTTTTTCAGATAACTGGTTTTTACACCCAGCTCGTAGTTTGTCGTGGTATCACCCAGGTACACCTGCTCACGAGGCAGGGCACACACAATCTGGTTATTAATCTGGTCGATATTGTCCGGACACGCGGCCACGGCGTTGGCACCGCCAATCCGAAAGCCTTCACTGACCGTGAAATAACCCATCGTATCGGCATCAAACTGATAGCTGGCGTTGAATTTGTACAGAGTACCGCTTTCCTCTGCGGTTTCCTGTCCATAATCAAGCTCGATAGAGTCTGAAGCACGGCCTTCATATAACGAGTAATACAGCGGCAGGTCGACCGCCGAACGGGCATCTACATCATACTTGTAGGAACGCAGACCCACGGTGACATCCAGTTTATCGGTCACTTCATAGGTCAGCTCACCAAAAAAGGCTGACTCTTTGGTATCGACCTTATCAACCGAATAGTATTCCAGGTTATCCGGACGCGGATTGCCCTCTACACCCCATACATTCAAAGCATACTGGTCAAAAAACGGCGTAAACTCCTGGCTGCTGTTATCCACTTCAGACTTGTTGTAGTAAAACCCTGCAATCCAGCTTAGCGGCCCCGGAGTCTGAGAAACCAGACGCAGCTCCTGGGTCAGGTTGGTTTCGCTTTCCACTTCTTCGGTGTAGGCCGAAAAAGCCGGGAATTCTTCATAGCTGTAGTCCAGACGAATCAGCAGGTCGGTCTGATCGCGCTGACCTTCCCCGTCAAACTCAGCATAGCCGGTTGCCGATACCAGTTCAGCAAAGCCCAGGTCGGCTTTCATTTCCAGACTCAACAGAGAGTCTTCTTTGTCATAGGGTTCTTCATAGCGATAGGCAGACTCATACGGCCCAATCACATCGTTCAGCGGGTTTTGCGCTGATAACGCATTGTGCTGGGTGATTGAGCGACCTTCCACATCCTGCTGTTGGACAAAATATGTCAAGGTACTGTCAAACCAGTCATTCGGCATCCAGCGCAGGGCAATCCTCGCTGTCAGGGTATCTTCGCCATTCGCATCTTCAACCCGGCGCAGATTTTCATCTACCGCAGCCGCATCACTGAAGTCCGGATCAGGCAACGACACACCGCCTTCGCGTACCACGTAGTTGTAGTCAATAAAGCCCGGGTTGGTAAAATAGTTAACCGATGCCCGCAGGCCCAGCTCACCATCAATCAGTGGCGTATTGAACACAACCCCGCCTTCCTGACCGGTTGAACTGCTTTCACTTAGCGAATAAATGTCACCAAAAATTTCACCGGACGTGAAATCCAGATCGACGGCTTTGGGCATATAGCGAATCGCGCCGCCCAGTGTGCCGGCTCCGTACAGCGTACCCTGCGGGCCAATCAGCACTTCTACCCGTTCAATGTCAATCAGACGCATATTGACGTAAAGCGGAATTTCGCCAAAGTAGGTGGCTACCGTACCGCCGTCCGAGCCCGGTCCGGCAGAGTTGGTATTCAAGCCGCGCACCACGATGGGCGAAGCCGAACGGCCTCCCTGATCAGTAATTGTCAGCCCCGGTACCCAGCGTGCTACATCGTTCAGATCTTCAATGTTCTGCTGCTCCATCACATCTGAGGTCAGTGCAGAAATATTCAGCGGCACTTCCTGCAGTGAACCTGAACGGCGGGTGGCGGTAACTTCTATTTTTTCGATTTCCTTATCAGCGATAGGGGCTGTTTGCGCCACTACGATAGCCGGTGAACAGGCAGCCAGTACCGCGCCTGCAATCAAAGATTTGGCAAACAACCGGTTTGCTGATGAATTCATGTGTGTCTCCAATACCATTTACTACTGGTTTTTTTGGTTTTCAATTTGTAAATAAGGCAAGAGCAGTTTTTATACCGTCTTTGTGACCAATTTTACTGTCTGTAAAAACAAAAAAACAGCATTTATTGAATACAGATTCATTTAAAACACAAAAATATTCAAAAAAGACTGGTATTTGTTATCGGCGCACAATCATAGGACTGGCAGCAGACCACGTAGACTAATGATTTCGTTATACTTATGTAGAACCCGTAAAATCAGGCCCCGCATTGGTGCTGTATTTTTCGGGTAACTATTCAAAGACGAGTTACTATTTAGTAAAAGTTCGCTGGTTGCAAAATGAACAACTTTTCAATTTTCTTATGTTAAAAAGATGATAATGGAAAAGTTAGATTAGACTTTTGAGCCTTTGACAAGAATTTTGTTAGCAACCTACCAAAAGGACATGGATATAGTCTTTAGCATTGCAAATACGGGTAATGGCGGCCAACTGACCAACGTCATTCATCCGCGGTATCTACAACCCACCGTCGTCCCGGAATCGCGCAGCGATATCCGGGATCTCCTCAGGCTAACTGACCAACGTCATTCATCCGCGGTATCTACAACCCACCGTCGTCCCGGAATCGCGCAGCGATATCCGGGATCTCCTCAGGCCAACTGACCAACGTCATTCATCCGCGGTATCTACAACCCACCGTCGTCCCGGAATCGCGCAGCGATATCCGGGATCTCCTCAGGCCAACTGACTAACGTCATTCATCCGTGGTATCTAGAGCCCACCGTCGTCCCGGAATCGCGCAGCGATATCCGGGATCTCCTCAGGCCAACTGACTAACGTCATTCATCCGCGGTATCTACAACCCAACCTTCGTCCCGCAATTGCGCAGCGATATCCGGGATCTCCTCAGGCCAACTGACCGACGTCATTCATCCGCGGTATCTACGACCCACCGTCGTCCCGCAATCGCGCAGCGATATCCGGGATCTCCTCAGGCCAACTGACTAACGTCATTCATCCGCGGTATCTACAACCCACCGTCGTCCCGGAATCGCGCAGCGATATCCGGGATCTCCTCAGGCCAACTGACTAACGTCATTCATCCGCGGTATCTACGACCCACCGTCGTCCCGGAATCGCGCAGCGATATCCGGGATCTCCTCAGGCCAACTGACCAACGTCATTCGTTGCAGTATCTGATGAGCCAGACTGTTCAGGAGGTTCCCGTTTCCACGGGAATGACCGCGGGTGAAATGAGCAAGCAGTGATCACTTCAGAAAATGCAATACTTTGCAGGCATGGTGTCGCGTTTAAAACTATAGGAAGTATTGATTTAACCGGATGGTTAGGAAGAAATTGGAGCGGGATACGTAGATTCGTAACTGGCAGCCACGCTGTCGCGACGTGTCGCGCTTAAAACTATAGGAAGTATTGATTTAACCGGATGGTTAAGAAGAAATTGGAGCGGGATACGTAGATTCGTAACTGGCAGCCAAGCTGTCGCGACGTGTCGCGTTTAAAACTATAGGAAGTATTGATTTAACCGGATGGTTAAGAAGAAATTGGAGCGGGATACGTAGATTCGTAACTGGCAGCCACGCTGTCGCGACGTGTCGCACTTAAAACTATAGGAAGTATGGATTTAACCGGATGGTTAGGAAGAAATTGGAGCGGGAAACGAGATTCGAACTCGCGACCCCAACCTTGGCAAGGTTGT contains:
- a CDS encoding outer membrane beta-barrel protein, with protein sequence MKNAILLAGSVCLLTALSAQAQMSVGVAIGQLDDDTGGFDRNLKMAELNLGYTYNIGKSRFYLTPQLRLGTGISDNNFELAGQQYTLELDSYVGASLRLSVDFSDKFSVMVQPTYGKADTTLSTSQGSMERGDWEFGYGAGMEYRPTPQWQWELLGETYDDQTLYSVGLRYFF
- a CDS encoding TonB-dependent receptor, giving the protein MFAKSLIAGAVLAACSPAIVVAQTAPIADKEIEKIEVTATRRSGSLQEVPLNISALTSDVMEQQNIEDLNDVARWVPGLTITDQGGRSASPIVVRGLNTNSAGPGSDGGTVATYFGEIPLYVNMRLIDIERVEVLIGPQGTLYGAGTLGGAIRYMPKAVDLDFTSGEIFGDIYSLSESSSTGQEGGVVFNTPLIDGELGLRASVNYFTNPGFIDYNYVVREGGVSLPDPDFSDAAAVDENLRRVEDANGEDTLTARIALRWMPNDWFDSTLTYFVQQQDVEGRSITQHNALSAQNPLNDVIGPYESAYRYEEPYDKEDSLLSLEMKADLGFAELVSATGYAEFDGEGQRDQTDLLIRLDYSYEEFPAFSAYTEEVESETNLTQELRLVSQTPGPLSWIAGFYYNKSEVDNSSQEFTPFFDQYALNVWGVEGNPRPDNLEYYSVDKVDTKESAFFGELTYEVTDKLDVTVGLRSYKYDVDARSAVDLPLYYSLYEGRASDSIELDYGQETAEESGTLYKFNASYQFDADTMGYFTVSEGFRIGGANAVAACPDNIDQINNQIVCALPREQVYLGDTTTNYELGVKTSYLKNRLQLNAALFNVDWDNAQVGGATVNGQQPITTNADGANARGVELSLRALVTDELTMYATYANTKAELTADAPYLFGVFDEQGTALQDYYDGKDGDRLPGSAEHQFSFGVTYSQEILEDKMLDVSYGLTAQSDVFSTVGLRQNGEAIPGYAISNLNAKISDQDWSVTFYIDNLFDKYAYTSVRRDRGDMGDPTFAEMLPNGTDILRNYGHFVVSPRRIGVSFNYKFEL